atctctttttctcctttttttctttttcttttctctggaaagagaaaattcaaaatagcTATGATATTTGTATTTGGGTAAAGTAAAACCATTAGAGTCACAAGAAAATTGGCTAACCTTTAGGCTTTATTGAAGACCCCTTTGACCTACTGGATTTCGTACTAGGAAGGTCCTTTGCCCATAAAGAAAATGACACCAAAGGAATTATGGTTAATTCAAAGTGATGAAGACAACTTGCTGCCTAAGTGAAAAACTGTTGAAGATCACACTCCTAACTTTATCATTAGGAATCCAAACAAAGAAGGTATGGATACCTGCTCAAGAGTTTGCAAAAGTATTTTCCTGAGAGAACCATCGTTATTCTCAATTATCTGAAAGCTCAGACATGTAAGCACAGAGAAAATCATGCCAATACCATGATAATTACAGAGACAAAATGCAACTAAGTAAAGAGTATCAAATGGTTACCAAATATCATCTTACCTTCTTAAACTCAGCACGGCATTTAATAGGATCTACGTATGAGCTGCAGAAGCAAAGAAAGACTTTCACAAGGAATTAAATGTGCAAACAGGTGCCTTGTTAGCCATTGCACCCCTTTTAAAAGTATGTTCTAAATAAAAGATACATGAAGCATTTTTATCCTAAAGTGCATTCAGCCCCTAAAAGTACATGCAAAACAGATATATAAGCATGCATTTTATTGTATAGTAAAGAACATGAATATAAGTAAAAGTACTAACTATATATAACTTCCATAATGCCTAACAAGGATGTCCCCAGGCGATCGCTTGCTCCGTTTGCTTGGCTTAACACTCTTGTTAACACTATTTTCATCAACTACCTACAACAAAGCCAATTATTTAGGCTTAAATTTACTTTTGGCCATTGTAAAAGTCAAATTATacatttagtcttttaattttccaaaatcaaGCAATTCTGGTTCAGTGTTAATATCGGTATGTTTGTTAATATCAAAGTTTAACAATAAGTAATACCAATGTTAAAATtctttagttttgaaaaattgaatgacCAAAGGTGTTATTAAACTTTTTGCAGTGACCAAAAATGCATTAGAACAAAACAATAACAACCTAAAGTAAATTTCATCCATAAGAATGGTGTAATTTAAACATCAATCAGTTAACCAGCAAGCATGAAAATTCATCTACCTGCGCAGGCCACCATGAGTTACCACGAAGCTTGATAAATATCATATCTCCGAAAGTCACGGAGTCATTGGCATCGCCTTCACTTGTTTCAATTTTCCCGCTCTCACTCCCACAACCACTCATAGTTTAAATCTCAGCACTACGAAAACCCAAAGGCCTCAACTTGGTCCTTTCACTGCAAAATAATACACTAAACCTACCGGATAACAAAATTGTTATACCTTTCTTACTTAGCCAAAGAATTCAATTGTCATATAAAGCACCaaaaaaaaagaccaaaatCTAAAAATTGTTGACTATAGTGTTCGGGAATCAAATCACTTTCACCAGTGGCATGCAAGAATGATTAAACGCAAGAAAAAAACCATACATGTTTGGCAGGAAAGTACAGTAAACACCTAAGAGAAAAATGTGTAAGGCAAgaagtaaagaagaaaaaagtgtgAGGAAAGTACAAACCCCACTGGCTTCCTCTAGGAGATTACCCTCTGTCACAGAACTCCAAAATCCTTGTTTTCCAGATTTGCTCTATTATCAAATATCTATTACAGtcatgtgtttatatatatagagagagatttttgggttaaattattaacttttaatgggtatttgaaatttaaaaaacaaaatacaaaaatgttCATAGAATTTCCAACTATTTTATCTAAGtctttaattcaattatttggtgttattttattttatatatatatatatatatatatatatatatatattagtaatgttaaatacacaaacacatatataaacacACACTTACGTACATGtgcatatatacatatatatatatatatatatatatatatatatatatataattttcagaaATATAAACTTACTAAAAATAAgtcttttaacaatttcttttacaactttttaataaCGTATATGTTCCAGTTTGtaatttgttcattttaaatattattttaaaataaattcaaacaaactaataaaattataacacgtgtcctattataaaaatttattaaaaaaattgttaaaatatcattatcctaacaATAATAGAAAGAGTGATTCTAGATGGCATGACAACCTAATATGACCTAAATGAACCTAGGGATGACGCATTTCTCTCTGTTCCATATGCTGCTCCATGTGTGTCATTTATTATCCAAGGTCATTTTAGTCTAAACAAAGTATCTATAAAAAGCTAGGAGTGTCGAAAAGCAATCATCATATTGGACTAGCCTTCTCATCATCCAATTATTCAAAAAGGGtctcaaacattaaaataaaaggggTAAAAAACAAACTTACAAAACATAAGAGAAAATATAGATCCCAAAATTATTCTAAGATAGAAACTAAACACACCAAGGAAATGTAGGTGAAAAATATCCTTcttaatcatgtttatttttcttaaatactttTTCTCCATATTATATAGATATTAAGGACTCATCATATAATAAGATGTTTACAGGAATAATAAGtgcataaaaatatatgtaaacttACCAAACATAATCCCTTTGTACCTATGGTTATAATTATagatttgttttgttattttgttaattcTTGGAAAAACTGTATCCAGTAATTGTGTCAAAATGTCATACTGGGCGGTTcggattataatttttaattcattagttTGTTTTAGCCCAATTCTCacctgttttattttttaaattaaaaactaaaattaaaaaaagtttgtatattatatttttgtaaaaatgtaacATCTAATgctattatagtttaatttattaatccttataaagaaaattctaattattagttataataaaacaatttaatatataaatataataattattctaatttatttaatcaaaaatattaattaattaaaaaaactcaaaaaaaaattatatacttaaatatatatttataaatataaataaaaatgatttttacaaaaaaaaaaaaaaaaaaaaaaaaaaaagtggcaGGCCAGCATGTCAGTTCATCAACTGGTCCTGTGGTGAAGTGGGTTGTAATTTCTAATTTGTTGTTTGATGGATAGTCAGGTCAAAATGAGTCTGATTAGTCTCTTTTATCATTTcaagtattaaattattttctttatatccAATAAAATCATGAATTTTGTGACTAgttgataaaaataagttttctataaacaaattaagaatttaatatttttttattgaaatatttagttcattactataataaaatttgtgaaaattagtgtaagatttgagtaatgtgacaaataaaaaaataatttaattgatagaagtcgagattatcaaaatattatagtaaaagtaatataaaataataattgttaatattatatataattatataaattattataaggagagaaaaaaattaaaattattttttaacataaaaaaattgtttattattattacgtaataatttattattattattattattattattattattattattattattattattattattatttctatttttattcgAATATATGTAGTTagaattgaatatatttattgtgtAATCATATGAAGGAAACATAATCAAATAAAGGGTTGTGTATTTGAATACACTTTCTTGGAATCCAATACAAATTGTCACTAGTGAAGAAAGGGTTTTAGATGTCTGTTATTTTGAGCTTTTAACGTCAGATCTGAACCGACGTCTttgtgggtgacgttaatgggacatCAGACcctataggtcagacgtctaaaaTGTCGTCGTATTTGATAGGATCTTTCTCCGCTTGAGGCCTCTCGAGTTGCTCCTGGCtcatggtgattcgagtttacaactttatattttagttgaagagaatggattgtatgtttttttttttttgtattagaTGGTTTTAATAATGTAGTGAAGGGAATTGgaggagtgcaaaacgcaagaaacCGCCACCCAAGAACGCTGCCCAAGgacacgagcaaaactgcacaaaaactcAACGAACATGCATTTAATtggttcaaataaaagataattcatcaaatagtaatgtaatcagagtaaaattaattttaaacaatgcaaaagtgagaaaacgaacctgaaaaacgtAGCCCGTGGAGAGAAAACGCAAGGATTAtaatgaacaatgagtgcgcgtaactGCTGCCTCGCGTTCGCAGTGTTTAAATGCAGACATTTAGAAGTCGCTTcccccataacagacgtctaaaagGCTTTATAAGTCgaagtggcgggatcagacgtgtaaatggagtcaaaaagtgacttttaaaatttttaggcTGAGtctttagacgtcagttctcCCTACAACAGACGTTTAAAAGGCTTTATAAGTCgtagtggcgggatcagacgtctaaatgaagtcaaaaactgactttttaaatttctgggttgAGTCTTTAAATGTCGGTTCCCCCCACACAGATGTCTAAATGAATTTAGAAGttggagtggcgggatcagatgtctaaatggagtaaaaaaagtgactttttaaatttctgggttgagtccttagacgtcggttccccccacAACAGACGTTtaaatggctttagaagtcggagtggcagaatcagacgtctaaatggaatcaaaaattgactttttaaaattttgggctgagtatttagaagtcggttcccgcCATAACAGacatctatagacgtcggttcccccacaacaaacgtctaaagttctttagaagtcggagtgacGGGATCAgatgtctaaatggagtcaaaaagtgactttttaaatttctagctgagtatttagaagtcAATTCCTGCCATAATAGACGTCTATAAACGTCGGTTCTcccacaacagacgtctaaatggctttagaagtcgggcCCCCTCATATCTGACGtttaaatagttgttttatttacgaaaaatgtcaccggtcatttttTACATCTGATATTCAAGGTTCAGACATCTAAAGAGTGACGTTAAAGGTCTTTTCTACACTAGTGTGTTGTAACGAATACAACACTCAGGGAATGGAATCTATGCATTGTGTGTTTTGAACAAATCTTGGAGTCGAATAAGGCTTTGGTGGAATCGGTTACCACTCCAAGTTCCACCCTTCTGTAACCTCCATGGACacaccttcatcttcaacttctttAAGGGACTTGGTTTCTCCTTCAATACTCTTAGTATAGGTAAATATGGTAATGGTGAAGggttattttgaaatttcatcTCAATCCACGTAGACCCGAACAACTTTGAAGTATTGCAAAACCTCAATCATCCctcaaatttatttcttcactTGCTCTGCAATCAGTCCAAACGAACACATGCAATCCTCACACATCCATCTTCACACATCCACGCGAACAGTTCCATCCCCTTAAATGAACATAATATTCTATAAGAGGTTGTTGTTTTGTGGACAGATGTGTAAAAATTTGGAAGAATAAATTTTCTCGACGAACATTTTATCCATTCGACATGAATGAATACATGAGACAATATACTATACACAATTGAGTGAAAGACAAAAATAACCTTCactttaatttgaaatgaagTTGTCCCTAAggtataaattttatgaatgcGATTGTAAGTGACTTTAAGAGGAATTTCATGTGTAGGAGGGTATAGAAACAATTATGGGGAAAAGTGGAATCGATTTTGGTCTATGTTATAGGGAGAAGAAACCGATTATAATATATTGAGGGTGTTTAAGGAATTAATTCTATGGTGCAAACTGATCATAGTATATTAAGGGTGTTTAAGGAATTGATGCTGCGGTGCTTTAGACGGGTCATAATCGATTTCAATTTGGAATCAATTATAGTAGAGCTTGAATTGATTATTGGTTTGTTTGGGTTTGTTTTGGAATCAAATTTTGGGTAATTCAAAGCCACTGGAATTGGTTTTGTCTATGATTGAAATTGATTATTAACAGTGTTGAGTGTGTAATCAATTCTCGCCTCTTTTAAATAAACCTTTAATCGGTTCTAGATGTCTTCTATTGACACCAATTTGCCACCTTGTGGAGAAGCTATTGGAGTACCACCTGATAATTCTCTACTAGTTTGCCAATATTTGTTAATACCCTTTTATGTATGTTTAAtagttattcttcttcttcagtttGGTTTTGCAGTTGTCcctttaataattaaatttgatggCTTGAACCTTTAGGGGAAAACTACATTTACAGTATTATCTTTCTTTAACATTTTGAATAGTCATGCAAAACTATCTATTAATTGGAATGATTATCTGATCAAAATTATGAaagtgttatatttttattattgtaatgaagtatgtgtttaaaatttatttcaatttaccaTGTAtgtcaaatataattataatccATACATttcaattataacttttaataaaccaagattaatattattaataacaaaacaataataataattgttattaatataattataattaatattaataaaaccaaattaatataataaataattattataataatcatataatatcattatataaattgTCAGCATAATAATCGTttgatatattttcattaacaataattaaataatatgaaaattattatttaataaaatatatttgaaatttattcttacagatttttttataatttgtatttttatttatttttattataaataaaaaattcaatttcattttaatttttattacaaatattttttatgatataatttcattgttttaatttttttattataaatataaaaatcttttttataaataataaattcaatttctattgtttttaatttatcaatactCATTACATCATTCACAAAATttcctttcaaatattttcattcactAATTTCAAATCTCTTAGGGTGTGTTCGCTTTTTACTGTTGAAGGGAGAATGAGAGCGCGGATTTGCGGAATGAAGCGTGTTCACTTTAAGATAAATGCGACGATGGAAAGGCGATTATTTGCGGGATGGAGGTACTTTTCGTCACCCGCTGAACTGAAGAGATTTGCAAGGATTTCCATACAATTACTGATTTATCCTTTCTACATTTTATAATTCCAACTCCTGGCTGATTCTTGAAGATGGAGACCAACTTGAAGCATCTGAAGAGGAAGAACTCAAGATGTATTCGGTTACTTTGAACGTGTATTCGATTACCTTGTGGCAGTATCTGGTTCTAGAAGGTGAAGAATTTCTAAAGATGAGCACCCTCCCGGGCACTGTGGAGTGAGCATCCGGGAGTTCCATGAGTGGGTCGTCCATCATCACCACCCCACCAAACAACGTCGAGGACTTGTCTGTGGTAGGTGCTGTCGCGATCTGCACTGCGGTCTGATTGCAGCCACCAACAACGTTCTGGAAAAAGAAGTGGAGGTGGCTGAGCTTACGACTGGTGGAGGCCTAAGGAGGAAGCATATCTGAAATGTTGAAGGGAGAGCACAACAAATCTCAAAAGTTGAAGAGAGAACACCATGAAATGATGTGTCTCTTTCTCCAAATGACCtgtggaagaaaaaaaaagcttttttttttttctttttaatcttttcttttattttacaatatcaatggtgattattattcttatattgTAATAGATTATTATAACTTACTAATTgtattttatgtattaaattgtctctaattttttttttaatatataaatatctaacagcatttaatattatcttaaaaactaattaagactgtttgataatattaaatggactcttaaatttaaatttttataattaaatagttaatgataataataataataataataatagtaataataaataataatttagtgtCTTAGTGTCTTAGTTTTAAGagtaattaaatgaaaaagagtAGTTAAATGAGAAGATTAACTTCTAAAGGCCAGCGACCATTAACACCAAACATAGACtgacatataaattaattttattttaataattattttaaaatttttactctttataaatatttttataattaaatataacattaataaatatcattttatattattttaataactaggggcattttggtaatctttaaattataccaattaaacaaattttttaaatctatcacatcaatcaaatcttacactaattttcacaaactttacttcaaaatccactctcaattatccacaaatccactaaaaaaaacaacaaaaaaattaccctcaaatctcctcaaatccattcaattactcttccccaaatcatctcccacaaATCATCTCAACCGAACACAGCATTAGAGATGGTGTTTGGTTCCAACAATTTACTATTAGGATTGATTTTGAAAGGCAGATTTATAAGtaaatatcatattttgatCTAAAAATTTGAGTTTAAATGAAGGTCTCGATTTGTAGAATCAGCTTAGTATCTCATCTCTCTTTGCGAGGGAGAAtcttttacaatattatatgCGAAAGAGGGGAATTGATTCTAAAGCTTTAGAACCGATTTCGTGGATGATGAGTTAAAgcaaatcaattttgaaacaatTACGAGAAACCATAGAATCGATTATGATAAGTACGGAACTGATtctatacacacacatatatatatatatatatatatatatata
This DNA window, taken from Vigna radiata var. radiata cultivar VC1973A chromosome 5, Vradiata_ver6, whole genome shotgun sequence, encodes the following:
- the LOC106762862 gene encoding hepatoma-derived growth factor-related protein 2; amino-acid sequence: MSGCGSESGKIETSEGDANDSVTFGDMIFIKLRGNSWWPAQVVDENSVNKSVKPSKRSKRSPGDILVRHYGSYIYSYVDPIKCRAEFKKIIENNDGSLRKILLQTLEQDLPSTKSSRSKGSSIKPKGSSSKDSAGKKKSNGQDKEQNKIKHKRQKDMSNDDNAGQSHETSSLGKSPELSSRRIRVMENLGLIAPAGSPFQKGALKDNQAS